A window from Onychostoma macrolepis isolate SWU-2019 chromosome 07, ASM1243209v1, whole genome shotgun sequence encodes these proteins:
- the trmt10a gene encoding RNA (guanine-9-)-methyltransferase domain-containing protein 2 has translation MATDMADTLAVQESSHECANNDNESAKDENETGQTGETETLSKRQRKKLLKSQQWEEQRELRKQKRKERKQQRKLERQAQAEDGVEWTGKKRLCRSAEPSSLRLVIDCSFDNLMVLKDVKKLHKQIQRCYAENRRTLHPVQFYLTSHGGQLKQVMDEINKGWVNWKDVHFEPDAFHEIMKKEDLIYLTSDSPNVLQELDEAKAYVIGGLVDHNHHKGITFGRAQELGIAHAQLPLGSFVKMNSRKVLAVNHVFEIILAFLEKRDWQEAFFTVLPQRKGAVPVGREGDDEEDSDEDSDTEQPISEKRTDSKDQSESKQEEHKPVLNQSDSSERNTA, from the exons ATGGCCACCGATATGGCCGATACACTTGCTGTGCAGGAGAGCAGCCATGAATGTGCAAACAATGACAATGAATCTGCAAAGGATGAAAATGAGACCGGACAGACTGGAGAAACTGAAACACTGTCTAAAAGACAGAGGAAGAAACTTCTTAAGAGTCAACAATGGGAAGAACAGAGAGAACTTCGCAA ACAGAAGCGGAAAGAGAGAAAACAGCAGAGGAAGCTGGAGAGACAAGCGCAGGCTGAAGACGGAGTGGAGTGGACAGGAAAGAAGCGTTTGTGCAGGTCGGCAGAGCCCAGCTCTCTCAGACTGGTCATAGACTGCAGCTTTGATAACCTCATGGTGCTCAAG GATGTAAAGAAACTTCACAAGCAGATTCAGAGGTGCTATGCTGAGAACAGACGCACATTGCACCCTGTACAG TTTTACCTTACAAGTCATGGCGGTCAGTTAAAGCAAGTCATGGATGAAATTAACAAAGGCTGGGTCAACTGGAAG GATGTCCATTTCGAGCCTGATGCATTTCATGAAATCATGAAGAAGGAGGACCTAATCTACCTCACCTCTGATTCACCCAATGTGCTACAAGAACTGGATGAGGCCAAAGCCTATGTGATTGGAGGTCTGGTGGACCACAACCATCATAAG GGAATCACATTTGGTCGAGCCCAAGAGCTTGGCATTGCTCATGCTCAGCTTCCTCTGGGCAGTTTCGTCAAGATGAATAGCCGCAAGGTGCTGGCCGTCAATCACG TTTTTGAAATCATCCTAGCATTCCTGGAGAAACGAGACTGGCAGGAAGCTTTCTTTACCGTTCTGCCACAGAGGAAGGGAGCTGTGCCAGTGGGCCGAGAGGGCGATGATGAGGAAGACTCTGATGAAGACTCGGACACAGAACAGCCAATCTCAGAAAAGAGAACGGACTCAAAGGACCAATCAGAAAGCAAACAGGAAGAACACAAACCTGTGCTAAACCAGTCAGATTCCAGCGAGCGAAACACGGCTTAG